The Anopheles merus strain MAF chromosome 2L, AmerM5.1, whole genome shotgun sequence genome has a segment encoding these proteins:
- the LOC121593547 gene encoding uncharacterized protein LOC121593547, with product MVLEIRVTDPSEKSVTPERVKPFTEEQEDRRNNNRHSPGRIGRDELEAIKTNLLNTNEVTFSTVLDTDLGPPGSPPGRGGNYGKNLSMAQLKVPGVGGDPAADGGGDGGDGTRRIRLISELSEADSILSSYHEAGYKKKPPKIPDGGYGWVIVFSSFMISLIMDGVSFSFGLIYTELLDYFGESKSKTAWIGSLFIAVPLLSGPIMSNLVDRYGCRKMTMLGGFIGGMGFVLASICQSVEQLYFTFGILSGVGLGFGYVTVVVCVAFWFDKRRTFATGIGASGTGIGTFVYAPLTQWLINNFGWRGTTLILAGTLFNMVAMGALMRDPEWMIEESRLESRAQSIQTFSNSSVYLDEIKKLIETGIPKEHVLDTLVTNVNTEANQAIPPEDPAMTKKYSSEVALPTFFSEQEQHGAGGGGPRAGGGNLHASNRSLRHNVLTKEAFKRSGRLAQAKARLASTETLNSYEKLSDEEEHEHHPDGVSLGIHASLKTLSVASLEDGYLSEKRAQELHVKAGGSTWSLDEVALAGSLVVPSPHGDAASGGGVGGGASIGDGSRTEKCRSFRGNSLDVVYENEIFNPNVDTNVTLVVPKQTKWLHQRAVAPRGGGLKKQTSLGRQHSMRYSNFYKDMRLHRNSIHYRGALLNTHRYRLKASSCPNIYRNSMTTIAKEQDEPWYGSFIDTLKSIFDFSLFFEFRFGMLSISTLLLFVWYIIPYFYIPEYVLNYKYSEQDGANLISLIGITNTIGMVGLGWLGDQPWVDVGKTYGVCLAFCGASIFVMPWLIWSYPAMVVLCIIFGFTFASTFSFTPIIMVRLVSLDDFTVAYGLVLLVQGIGSLIGPPIAGFLYDVTNRWDDSFYAAGFFIFLSGVCAWLIGSLEQTADNEEEQDDGEKESEALSSTVTA from the exons ATGGTGCTCGAAATACGCGTTACCGATCCGTCGGAAAAGTCGGTCACGCCGGAGCGGGTGAAACCGTTCACAGAGGAGCAGGAGGATCGGCGTAACAACAACCGCCACTCGCCCGGCCGCATCGGGCGCGATGAGCTCGAAGCGATCAAGACCAACCTGCTCAACACGAACGAGGTAACGTTCAGCACCGTGCTCGATACGGACCTCGGGCCGCCCGGTTCACCGCCGGGACGCGGGGGCAATTATGGCAAAAACCTGAGCATGGCCCAGCTGAAGGTGCCGGGCGTCGGTGGTGATCCCGCTGCCGATGgtggtggcgatggtggtgatggcaCGCGCCGCATTCGACTGATTTCCGAGCTGTCGGAGGCGGACTCGATCCTGTCCTCGTACCACGAGGCCGGGTACAAGAAGAAACCGCCGAAAATCCCGGACGGCGGGTACGGTTGGGTGATCGTGTTTTCCTCCTTCATGATCTCGCTCATCATGGACGGCGTGTCGTTCTCGTTCGGGCTGATCTACACCGAGCTGCTCGACTACTTCGGCGAGTCCAAGTCGAAAACGGCCTGGATCGGGTCGCTCTTTATCGCGGTACCGCTCCTGTCGGGGCCCATCATGTCGAATCTGGTGGATCGGTACGGCTGCCGCAAGATGACCATGCTCGGTGGGTTCATCGGTGGGATGGGCTTCGTGCTCGCCTCCATCTGCCAGTCGGTCGAGCAGCTGTACTTTACATTCGGCATCCTGTCCGGGGTGGGTCTCGGCTTCGGCTACGTGACGGTGGTCGTGTGCGTGGCCTTCTGGTTCGACAAGCGGCGCACCTTTGCGACCGGTATCGGGGCGTCCGGCACGGGCATCGGTACGTTCGTGTACGCACCGCTGACCCAGTGGTTGATTAACAACTTTGGCTGGCGCGGAACGACGCTCATACTGGCGGGCACGCTGTTTAACATGGTGGCGATGGGTGCGCTGATGCGCGACCCCGAGTGGATGATCGAGGAAAGCCGGCTGGAGAGCAGGGCTCAGAGCATCCAGACGTTCTCGAACTCGAGCGTGTACCTGGACGAGATCAAGAAGCTGATCGAGACGGGCATCCCGAAGGAGCACGTGCTGGACACGCTCGTGACGAACGTGAACACCGAGGCGAACCAGGCGATACCGCCCGAGGACCCGGCGATGACGAAGAAGTACTCGAGCGAGGTCGCACTGCCAACGTTCTTCAGCGAGCAGGAACAGCacggtgccggtggtggtggcccaCGTGCTGGGGGAGGTAATTTGCACGCCAGCAATCGATCTCTGCGCCATAACGTGCTCACGAAGGAGGCGTTCAAGCGTAGCGGCCGTTTGGCCCAAGCGAAGGCACGGCTCGCCAGCACGGAAACGCTCAACTCGTACGAGAAGCTGTCCGACGAAGAGGAGCACGAGCACCACCCGGATGGCGTTAGTCTTGGGATTCACGCGTCGCTCAAGACGCTCAGCGTGGCCTCGCTGGAGGACGGCTATCTGAGCGAGAAGCGGGCACAGGAGCTGCACGTAAAGGCGGGCGGCAGCACGTGGTCGTTGGATGAGGTCGCACTGGCCGGCTCGCTGGTCGTACCGTCACCGCACGGTGATGCGGCAAGCGGTGGTGGCGTTGGCGGTGGTGCTAGTATTGGTGACGGTAGCCGGACGGAGAAATGTCGCAGCTTCCGGGGCAACTCGCTCGATGTGGTGTACGAAAATGAAATCTTCAACCCGAACGTCGACACCAACGTGACGCTCGTGGTGCCGAAGCAAACCAAATGGTTGCACCAGCGGGCGGTGGCGCCACGGGGCGGCGGTCTGAAGAAGCAAACGTCGCTCGGCCGGCAGCATTCGATGCGGTACTCGAACTTTTACAAGGACATGCGGCTGCACCGGAACTCGATCCACTATCGCGGTGCGCTGCTCAACACGCACCGGTACCGGTTGAAGGCGTCCTCCTGTCCGAACATCTATCGCAACTCGATGACAACGATCGCCAAGGAGCAAGATGAG CCATGGTATGGAAGTTTCATCGATACGCTGAAATCGATTTTCGACTTTTCGCTCTTTTTCGAGTTCCGCTTCGGCATGCTGTCCATCTCGACGTTGCTGCTATTCGTTTG GTACATCATTCCGTATTTCTACATCCCCGAGTACGTGCTGAACTACAAGTACAGCGAGCAGGATGGTGCGAACCTAATTTCGCTGATCGGCATCACCAACACGATCGGCATGGTCGGGCTCGGCTGGCTTGGCGATCAGCCCTGGGTCGATGTCGGCAAAACGTACGGCGTCTGTTTGGCAT TTTGCGGTGCATCGATCTTCGTCATGCCGTGGCTCATCTGGAGCTACCCGGCCATGGTGGTCCTGTGCATCATCTTCGGCTTTACCTTCGCCAGCACGTTCTCCTTCACGCCGATCATAATGGTGCGGTTGGTCAGCTTGGACGATTTTACCGTCGCCTACGGTCTGGTGCTGTTGGTGCAGGGCATTGGCAGCTTGATCGGACCTCCGATTGCCGGCTTCCTGTACGACGTTACGAACCGATGGGACGATTCGTTCTATGCGGCCGGCTTCTTCATCTTCCTGTCCGGCGTGTGTGCTTGGCTGATCGGTTCGCTGGAACAGACAGCCGACAACGAGGAGGAGCAGGACGATGGCGAGAAGGAAAGTGAAGCCCTTAGCTCAACGGTCACGGCCTAA